A single genomic interval of Halobacillus halophilus DSM 2266 harbors:
- a CDS encoding YugN-like family protein, translating into MIPLSSSLTGKVYRFTDAELALKPIGFKLSDNWDYEHGYFDYKLDDHVGYQFIRLPFTMESGSMDAPTDYATIRMEEPFLLSHKYNPGLDDNVKEGNFRAIFDQFSEPVDKDASFPEEHISTGQEVLAEAEHALLTKRGEND; encoded by the coding sequence ATGATACCATTATCTTCATCGCTAACTGGAAAAGTATATCGGTTTACGGATGCAGAACTTGCACTTAAACCAATTGGCTTTAAGCTTTCGGACAATTGGGATTATGAGCATGGATACTTTGATTATAAGCTTGATGACCATGTAGGCTATCAGTTTATACGGCTGCCATTTACAATGGAGTCTGGATCTATGGATGCTCCGACTGACTATGCGACCATCCGTATGGAAGAACCTTTCCTGCTATCACATAAATATAATCCTGGTCTTGATGATAACGTAAAGGAAGGTAATTTCCGGGCGATTTTTGATCAATTCTCAGAACCTGTAGATAAAGATGCTTCATTTCCAGAAGAGCACATTAGCACTGGGCAGGAAGTATTGGCAGAAGCTGAGCATGCTTTATTGACGAAGCGGGGAGAAAACGATTAA
- a CDS encoding glucose-6-phosphate isomerase, translating into MTHVRFDYEKALPFLGEHELDYMQDAVTLAHEALHEKKGAGSEFLGWLDLPEDYDKEEFERIHQSAEKIKSDSDVLLVIGIGGSYLGARAALEMLNHSFYNELASEDRNTPQVFFVGNSISAPYMNELFDVLKNKDVSINVISKSGTTTEPAIAFRLFRKFLEEKYGVEEARKRIYATTDKEKGALKTLASEQGYETFVVPDDVGGRYSVLTAVGLLPIAASGIDINEMMKGAQSARQELSSSKLSENPAYQYAAVRNVLYNKGKTIEMLVNYEPSLQYFGEWWKQLFGESEGKDQKGIFPASANFSTDLHSLGQYVQDGRKDLFETVLNVEQPASDITIEEDEQNLDGLNYLAGKTVDQVNEKAYQGTMLAHTDGQVPNLILNLPERNAYTFGYLVYFFEKACAISGYLLGVNPFDQPGVEAYKKNMFALLGKPGFEEEKEQLEKRL; encoded by the coding sequence ATGACACACGTACGCTTTGATTATGAAAAGGCGCTGCCGTTTTTAGGTGAACACGAGTTGGATTATATGCAGGATGCCGTTACTCTAGCTCATGAAGCATTACACGAAAAAAAAGGAGCAGGAAGTGAATTTCTAGGGTGGTTGGATCTGCCGGAAGATTATGATAAAGAAGAATTTGAACGTATACATCAATCAGCTGAAAAAATTAAATCAGACTCTGATGTTCTGCTTGTCATAGGCATCGGCGGATCTTACCTCGGGGCACGAGCAGCTCTTGAGATGCTGAATCACAGTTTCTACAACGAACTTGCTTCTGAAGATCGTAATACTCCGCAAGTATTCTTCGTGGGCAACAGCATTAGTGCTCCTTATATGAATGAACTTTTTGATGTCCTGAAAAATAAGGATGTTTCGATTAATGTTATTTCCAAGAGTGGAACAACAACGGAACCTGCTATTGCTTTCCGTCTTTTCCGCAAGTTTCTAGAAGAAAAGTACGGAGTAGAGGAAGCACGTAAACGCATTTATGCTACCACGGATAAGGAAAAAGGAGCTTTGAAGACGTTAGCTTCAGAACAAGGATATGAAACCTTCGTCGTTCCTGATGACGTAGGTGGACGTTATTCCGTTTTGACAGCTGTGGGACTTCTTCCGATTGCGGCAAGTGGAATTGATATTAATGAAATGATGAAAGGCGCTCAGTCTGCACGACAGGAGTTAAGCTCAAGTAAGCTTTCAGAAAATCCTGCTTATCAATATGCAGCTGTTCGAAATGTTCTTTATAACAAAGGAAAAACAATTGAAATGTTAGTGAACTATGAGCCGTCTCTGCAGTATTTTGGAGAGTGGTGGAAGCAGCTGTTTGGTGAGAGTGAAGGAAAAGACCAAAAGGGCATCTTTCCTGCTTCAGCTAACTTCTCTACAGACCTGCACTCGCTTGGACAGTATGTGCAGGATGGGCGAAAAGACTTGTTTGAAACCGTCCTAAATGTCGAGCAGCCTGCTTCAGATATTACAATTGAAGAAGATGAGCAGAACTTAGACGGCTTGAACTATTTAGCTGGTAAAACGGTTGACCAGGTAAATGAAAAAGCTTATCAGGGTACTATGCTCGCTCATACTGATGGACAAGTTCCTAACCTTATTCTGAATCTTCCTGAAAGAAATGCCTATACGTTCGGTTATCTTGTGTACTTCTTCGAGAAGGCTTGTGCCATCAGTGGCTACTTACTCGGCGTAAACCCGTTTGATCAGCCTGGAGTGGAAGCATACAAGAAAAATATGTTTGCCCTTCTTGGGAAGCCAGGATTTGAAGAAGAAAAAGAACAGCTTGAAAAACGACTATAA
- a CDS encoding iron-containing alcohol dehydrogenase: MDTFTFYNPTKLIFGKDQVTQLPSQLPEGTKKVLLVYGGGSIKKNGVYDQVVEQLNQAAVEILELSGVEPNPKLTTVKKGVEICKREGVDFLIAVGGGSVIDCTKTIATGAKYEGDPWDLVTRKEKPEDAIPFGTVLTLAATGSEMNAGSVITNWETNEKYGWGAPPYTNPLFSILDPQYTVSVPKDQTVYGIVDMMTHMLEQYFHNPTQSPVQDEMIEGVLRTVVNTAPKLLDNPESYEHRETILYSGTIALNGMLQMGYRGDWASHNIEHAVSAVYDIPHAGGLAILFPNWMKHNLDVNPDRFKQLAVKVFGVTTEGKSSREVGEEGIEALRTFWSSLGAPETLDYYGINDEKFDVITDRAMKRGPFGNFNQLESEDVVQILEMSK, encoded by the coding sequence ATGGATACTTTTACATTTTATAATCCAACTAAATTAATTTTTGGTAAAGATCAAGTAACCCAGCTGCCGTCTCAATTACCTGAAGGTACTAAAAAAGTACTGCTGGTATATGGTGGAGGAAGTATTAAGAAAAATGGGGTTTATGATCAGGTGGTTGAACAATTAAATCAAGCAGCCGTTGAAATCCTTGAACTCTCTGGAGTTGAGCCTAACCCTAAATTGACAACTGTGAAAAAAGGGGTGGAGATTTGCAAGCGAGAAGGTGTTGATTTTCTGATAGCCGTTGGCGGTGGAAGTGTCATCGACTGTACAAAAACGATCGCAACTGGCGCAAAATATGAAGGAGACCCATGGGACCTTGTCACAAGGAAAGAAAAACCTGAGGATGCTATTCCTTTTGGTACTGTATTAACACTTGCCGCTACTGGTTCAGAAATGAATGCTGGTTCTGTTATTACCAATTGGGAGACCAATGAAAAGTATGGGTGGGGAGCACCGCCTTATACTAATCCTTTATTTTCCATTTTAGATCCTCAATATACTGTTTCTGTTCCCAAAGACCAGACCGTATATGGAATTGTGGATATGATGACTCATATGTTAGAGCAATATTTCCATAATCCAACGCAATCTCCTGTTCAGGATGAGATGATTGAAGGTGTATTAAGAACGGTTGTAAATACGGCACCTAAGCTTCTCGATAATCCGGAATCCTACGAGCATCGTGAAACGATTCTTTATTCAGGTACGATTGCTTTGAATGGTATGCTCCAAATGGGATATCGAGGTGACTGGGCAAGTCATAATATTGAACATGCCGTTTCGGCTGTATACGACATTCCCCATGCGGGAGGTCTTGCTATCTTATTCCCTAACTGGATGAAGCACAACTTAGATGTAAACCCAGATCGTTTCAAGCAGTTGGCTGTGAAGGTATTCGGAGTTACTACCGAAGGAAAATCAAGTCGCGAGGTTGGCGAAGAGGGGATTGAAGCTCTTCGTACATTTTGGAGTTCTTTAGGAGCTCCAGAAACACTGGACTACTATGGTATAAACGATGAGAAATTTGATGTAATTACTGATCGAGCAATGAAAAGAGGACCTTTCGGAAACTTTAATCAATTAGAATCGGAAGATGTCGTTCAAATTTTAGAAATGTCTAAATAA
- a CDS encoding DUF378 domain-containing protein: MSWIQRVALLLIIVGAINWGLIGLFQYDLVAGLFGGGEQSGAFARVIYTLVGISGLIAISIYFSPAAEYSDSTVESTE; the protein is encoded by the coding sequence ATGAGTTGGATTCAACGTGTAGCTTTACTTCTAATTATTGTCGGAGCTATCAACTGGGGATTAATTGGGCTATTCCAATATGACCTGGTTGCTGGTTTGTTTGGTGGTGGAGAGCAGAGTGGAGCTTTTGCTCGTGTCATCTATACTCTCGTCGGCATTAGTGGACTTATCGCCATTTCCATTTACTTCTCACCTGCTGCTGAGTATAGTGACTCTACAGTAGAATCAACAGAATAA
- the yugI gene encoding S1 domain-containing post-transcriptional regulator GSP13, which translates to MSEKFQEGQVLEGKVTGIQPYGAFVALDDQVQGLVHISEVTHGFVKDINEHLSEGDEVQVKILNIDEKSNKYSLSIRATQEAPKAEQRRPRKQAAPKQQQQEDASAGFNTLKDKLEDWIKQSDDREKYRK; encoded by the coding sequence ATGTCAGAGAAGTTTCAAGAAGGTCAAGTATTAGAAGGTAAAGTCACAGGAATTCAACCATATGGTGCATTCGTTGCGCTTGATGATCAAGTACAAGGTTTAGTCCATATTTCTGAAGTGACACACGGTTTTGTGAAAGATATTAACGAGCACCTTTCTGAAGGAGATGAAGTGCAAGTTAAAATCTTGAATATCGATGAAAAGAGCAATAAATATTCTCTTTCTATTCGTGCCACACAAGAAGCTCCCAAGGCTGAACAGCGTCGCCCGCGTAAACAAGCGGCACCTAAACAGCAACAACAGGAAGATGCTTCTGCAGGATTTAACACTTTGAAGGATAAGCTTGAAGACTGGATTAAGCAGTCTGATGATCGTGAAAAGTACCGTAAATAA
- a CDS encoding helix-turn-helix domain-containing protein: protein MSIGDNIRKHRELKKVTKDELAMKARMGVHTLESYENNERVPELDTILKISTVLDIPASELMETEEEDTLMDDELQTLIKEIGVKRSKLILKKARDFSEQDVLRAMNLLYDLNQQKK, encoded by the coding sequence ATGTCAATTGGGGATAATATTCGTAAACACAGAGAATTAAAAAAGGTTACAAAAGATGAACTAGCGATGAAAGCACGAATGGGAGTTCATACATTAGAAAGCTATGAAAATAACGAACGAGTTCCCGAGCTCGATACCATCTTAAAAATTTCTACTGTACTTGATATTCCCGCGTCAGAGTTAATGGAAACGGAAGAAGAAGATACTCTGATGGATGATGAATTACAAACCCTTATTAAAGAAATTGGGGTTAAACGCTCAAAACTAATCTTAAAAAAGGCTCGTGATTTTTCTGAACAGGACGTTCTGCGGGCTATGAATCTCTTATACGATTTAAATCAGCAAAAAAAATAA
- a CDS encoding MalY/PatB family protein has product MSRFNTVTPRKGTRSVKWDMAEDLYQDKEVLPMWVADMDFQIPEAVKKALQDRVEHGIFGYTWPDNLIKNKITGWLDKRHNWEVEADWITYSPGVIPSLHMIIQALTQEKDPVLIQTPVYPPFYSVVKDHERELITNPLEFTGDRYEINFEDFEQKIKNHQVKMFILCNPHNPVGRVWTKDELIKMSEICVKHDVMIIADEIHADLIFSGHTHIPIASLNEDINQRTVTCLSPTKTFNLAGLQASYLVTANKELREQIDQQFKNQGMVMLNTLGITAMEAAYEYGEEWLEELNQTLENHRDYVMKRFQEETQSIRVLPAEGTYLLWLDCRSLGLEQKDLKSFMQTQAKVGLNDGASFGEEGEGFMRINIAAPMSILEDGVTRIIEAVHQNE; this is encoded by the coding sequence ATGAGTCGTTTTAATACAGTAACACCCAGAAAAGGAACAAGATCGGTTAAATGGGATATGGCTGAAGATTTGTATCAGGATAAAGAAGTACTGCCCATGTGGGTAGCTGACATGGATTTTCAGATACCTGAAGCAGTGAAAAAGGCTCTTCAAGACAGAGTTGAACATGGCATTTTTGGTTATACTTGGCCGGATAACCTTATAAAAAATAAAATAACAGGTTGGCTCGATAAGAGACACAATTGGGAAGTGGAAGCTGACTGGATTACATATAGCCCTGGAGTAATACCTTCCTTGCATATGATTATTCAAGCGTTAACCCAAGAAAAAGATCCCGTGTTGATCCAAACTCCTGTTTATCCACCTTTCTACAGCGTGGTAAAAGACCATGAACGAGAGTTGATCACCAATCCTCTAGAATTTACTGGGGATCGTTACGAAATTAATTTCGAAGATTTCGAGCAAAAAATAAAAAATCATCAGGTCAAAATGTTCATTTTGTGCAATCCTCACAATCCAGTGGGACGTGTATGGACAAAAGACGAATTAATCAAAATGAGTGAAATTTGCGTGAAACATGATGTGATGATCATTGCGGATGAAATCCATGCCGATTTAATTTTCAGTGGTCATACTCATATTCCAATAGCTTCTTTAAATGAAGATATCAATCAGCGTACCGTCACGTGTTTGTCGCCTACTAAGACATTTAATCTTGCAGGGCTGCAAGCCTCCTATTTAGTGACAGCGAATAAAGAATTAAGAGAACAAATCGACCAGCAATTTAAGAACCAGGGAATGGTTATGTTAAATACACTTGGCATTACAGCTATGGAAGCCGCCTATGAATACGGCGAGGAATGGCTGGAAGAATTAAACCAAACATTAGAAAACCATCGTGACTATGTCATGAAACGATTCCAAGAAGAAACCCAATCCATTCGAGTCCTTCCAGCAGAAGGAACCTACCTTCTTTGGCTGGATTGCCGCTCTCTCGGCCTCGAACAAAAAGACCTTAAATCCTTTATGCAAACGCAAGCTAAAGTCGGCCTGAACGATGGGGCTTCTTTTGGAGAAGAAGGAGAAGGTTTTATGCGGATTAACATAGCCGCTCCTATGTCTATTCTTGAAGATGGAGTGACTCGGATTATTGAAGCTGTTCATCAGAACGAATAA
- a CDS encoding superoxide dismutase family protein — protein MYKWLWSVLAILIMLVGCSGEERSPLEISIYNSENDKIGTATFTERPEGVEVALKVEGVEPGMHAVHIHEFPECEPPDFKSAGNHFNPMAKEHGLMNTNGAHTGDMANIEADGSGMIDVKLTLSEAKLKEAQQSLLRKEGTSIVLSSGVDDGMSQPSGNSGERIACGEITLKADEDNTTDPTEPDTKQEES, from the coding sequence ATGTACAAATGGTTATGGTCAGTTCTTGCTATCTTAATTATGCTGGTTGGTTGTTCTGGAGAAGAGAGATCGCCACTTGAAATATCTATCTATAATAGTGAAAATGATAAAATTGGTACCGCGACTTTTACGGAACGTCCAGAAGGGGTAGAAGTAGCCCTTAAGGTTGAAGGAGTCGAGCCTGGCATGCATGCGGTTCATATTCATGAATTCCCTGAGTGCGAACCTCCTGATTTTAAGAGTGCAGGCAACCATTTTAATCCAATGGCTAAAGAACATGGGTTAATGAATACGAATGGTGCCCACACAGGAGACATGGCCAATATAGAAGCAGATGGAAGTGGAATGATTGATGTAAAACTGACTTTAAGTGAAGCTAAACTTAAGGAAGCCCAGCAATCTCTGCTAAGGAAGGAAGGTACATCTATTGTCCTGAGCAGCGGTGTAGATGATGGAATGTCTCAACCGTCTGGTAATTCTGGCGAACGTATCGCTTGTGGAGAGATTACGTTAAAAGCAGATGAAGATAATACAACGGATCCTACCGAGCCAGATACAAAGCAAGAAGAGAGTTAA
- a CDS encoding kinase-associated lipoprotein B, whose translation MAEFEKGALVKAHYKTGIYVGEVVEDRNRFYLVKILAVDKHPMQGDLHNPGQTEDVFFHQRKALSFNEKANVQKEAVHPFEEDTVPDYEASLKQAVEKLKTKLTRRETEFNQNAKQQLEDLESQYFKS comes from the coding sequence ATGGCTGAATTTGAAAAAGGAGCTCTTGTGAAAGCTCACTATAAAACAGGAATTTATGTAGGAGAGGTCGTAGAAGACCGCAACCGCTTCTATCTAGTTAAGATACTTGCCGTAGATAAACACCCGATGCAAGGTGACCTCCATAATCCAGGTCAAACAGAAGATGTGTTTTTCCATCAACGTAAGGCTCTCAGCTTTAATGAAAAAGCTAATGTCCAAAAAGAAGCGGTCCATCCCTTTGAAGAAGATACGGTTCCAGATTATGAAGCGTCACTAAAACAGGCTGTTGAAAAGTTAAAGACAAAACTGACTAGAAGAGAAACAGAATTTAATCAAAACGCCAAGCAGCAGCTGGAAGATTTAGAAAGCCAATACTTCAAGTCATAA
- a CDS encoding cation:proton antiporter, which translates to MPTDFPALLGAGLILLFIFYLGFLSLKIKVPNVILYILLGIILADFLHDSELLHFASEIGIVLLFFILGLEFNVNRLGGIAKKIWPSGLLDVFLSLGVTTGIALLFNLDLFSSFLIGGITYATSSSITAKLLDDRGRMANTETEFMLAILIFEDLVAPIVVAILFGVSSGESFTSLTFILLVGKILGLAALAIILSKTLFKRFETFLDRIDDEDFKIALLVGIALSFGGLALLLGLSEVLGAFLAGMMLAEIGKIEKVEQTVYPVRDLMLPTFFIYFGTTIELGDGVPMVGLLVSILVWSVFSKILLGVLGGPLYGLSKRVSLRAGLSMCARGEFSVVIASTAVGVLKVFSGLYIVIAAFVGMLLFEQASWITNKVYGKPVKKKKNLKVPGG; encoded by the coding sequence GTGCCTACTGATTTTCCGGCTTTACTGGGGGCAGGGCTTATTTTACTCTTCATCTTTTACTTAGGCTTCTTAAGTTTGAAGATAAAAGTACCCAATGTCATTTTATACATTTTATTAGGGATAATATTGGCTGACTTCCTCCACGACAGCGAATTGCTGCATTTTGCCAGTGAAATCGGAATTGTATTACTTTTTTTCATATTAGGACTCGAGTTTAATGTGAATCGTCTGGGCGGCATTGCGAAAAAGATATGGCCTTCCGGGCTTCTCGACGTTTTCTTAAGCCTGGGGGTTACAACGGGGATTGCTCTTTTATTTAATTTAGATCTATTTTCAAGTTTCTTGATTGGCGGCATTACGTATGCGACCAGTTCTTCCATTACAGCCAAGCTGTTAGATGACCGAGGACGTATGGCTAATACGGAAACCGAATTTATGCTGGCTATCCTCATATTTGAAGATCTGGTTGCGCCCATAGTAGTAGCTATCTTATTTGGAGTGAGTTCAGGAGAAAGCTTTACTTCTCTCACTTTTATTCTGCTAGTAGGTAAAATTTTAGGGTTGGCAGCATTAGCTATTATATTAAGCAAAACCCTTTTTAAACGTTTCGAAACGTTTCTTGATCGAATTGATGATGAAGATTTTAAGATAGCGCTGTTGGTCGGGATTGCCCTTTCCTTTGGGGGACTCGCGCTGTTACTTGGATTATCTGAAGTGTTGGGTGCATTCTTAGCGGGGATGATGCTAGCAGAGATCGGAAAGATTGAAAAAGTCGAGCAGACCGTCTACCCTGTTAGAGATTTAATGCTTCCTACTTTTTTTATCTACTTTGGGACGACCATTGAGCTTGGAGACGGGGTGCCCATGGTTGGCCTGCTTGTTTCCATCTTGGTGTGGTCTGTATTTTCTAAGATATTATTAGGAGTGCTTGGCGGTCCGTTGTATGGATTGTCCAAGCGTGTTTCTCTAAGAGCGGGATTATCCATGTGTGCACGTGGAGAGTTTTCCGTAGTCATTGCAAGTACAGCTGTAGGGGTCCTGAAAGTTTTCAGTGGTTTATATATCGTCATTGCTGCATTTGTAGGAATGCTCTTATTTGAACAAGCCTCGTGGATTACGAATAAAGTGTATGGAAAACCAGTTAAGAAAAAGAAGAATTTAAAAGTTCCCGGCGGTTAA
- a CDS encoding cation:proton antiporter regulatory subunit: MNISISQLPGIGQKISLKTGEDSMLVLIVHHTGKRELYFFEEADSEEADFAMDLTSDETRELGAQLLGATYQPVDADKLKIFKNQIVIDWVELSKRSSIAHQTIEESEIRNKTGATIIGIVKGDETIAIPEANTTLVPGDVIMTIGKQDQIDTLSDLCKGEE, translated from the coding sequence ATGAACATTTCAATATCCCAGCTGCCTGGGATTGGTCAAAAAATCTCTTTAAAAACAGGTGAAGACAGCATGCTTGTGTTAATTGTCCACCACACAGGCAAAAGAGAACTTTATTTTTTCGAAGAAGCAGATAGTGAAGAGGCTGATTTTGCAATGGATCTTACATCTGATGAGACAAGAGAGCTTGGAGCACAATTATTAGGTGCTACTTACCAGCCGGTAGATGCTGATAAATTGAAAATTTTCAAGAATCAGATTGTTATTGACTGGGTTGAATTATCGAAGCGTTCAAGTATTGCTCATCAGACAATTGAAGAATCCGAAATAAGGAATAAGACAGGGGCCACCATTATTGGTATTGTCAAAGGGGATGAAACGATCGCCATTCCTGAGGCGAATACTACATTGGTACCCGGAGACGTCATCATGACAATTGGTAAACAGGATCAAATCGACACATTGTCAGATTTGTGTAAAGGAGAGGAATGA
- the deoD gene encoding purine-nucleoside phosphorylase — protein sequence MTTHIGAEKGEIAEKILLPGDPLRAKYIAENFLDDPVCYNEVRGMYGYTGTYKGERISVQGTGMGVPSISIYVNELIEGYGVKQLIRVGSCGALQNDVKVRDVILASTSTTDSQMNRMVFGGIDFAPAADFNLLKNAYEAGTEKGLKLRVGNVFTSDSFYRDNAMDLFKQLADYNVLAVEMETTALYTLAAKHGCQALSVLTVSDHILTGEETTSEERQTTFNEMIEVALEAAIQE from the coding sequence ATGACAACACATATTGGGGCTGAAAAGGGAGAAATAGCAGAAAAAATCCTTCTTCCCGGAGACCCTTTACGAGCTAAATATATAGCTGAAAACTTCTTAGACGATCCTGTTTGTTATAACGAGGTCCGCGGAATGTATGGTTATACGGGGACCTATAAAGGAGAACGGATATCTGTACAAGGTACAGGCATGGGTGTTCCGTCCATTTCAATATACGTAAATGAATTGATCGAAGGCTATGGTGTAAAGCAATTAATTCGTGTTGGATCTTGCGGAGCCTTGCAAAATGATGTGAAAGTCAGAGATGTTATCCTTGCTTCTACTTCCACAACGGATTCACAAATGAACCGGATGGTTTTTGGCGGTATCGATTTCGCTCCTGCAGCAGATTTCAATTTATTAAAAAATGCTTATGAAGCCGGTACGGAAAAAGGGTTAAAATTACGGGTCGGCAATGTATTTACGAGCGACAGTTTTTATCGAGACAATGCGATGGATTTATTTAAACAGCTGGCTGACTATAATGTATTAGCGGTTGAGATGGAAACCACAGCTCTTTATACCTTAGCAGCCAAACATGGTTGTCAAGCTCTATCCGTACTAACCGTAAGCGATCATATCCTTACAGGGGAAGAAACGACTTCAGAAGAGCGCCAGACCACCTTTAATGAAATGATTGAGGTAGCGCTTGAGGCTGCCATTCAAGAGTAA
- a CDS encoding divergent PAP2 family protein — protein sequence MLLDLLHNFPLWASIASIFFAQIVKIPIQFIASRNFNPSLAFSTGGMPSSHSAAVTALATGVGIQQGFNSSIFAVACVFTIIVMFDSTGVRRQTGEQAIMLNILTNDFNRFVNEARDWGNKEQYQKKEELKELLGHQPIEVFFGGLTGILLTFLLYAWIY from the coding sequence ATGTTGTTGGACTTACTGCATAATTTCCCTTTATGGGCTTCAATTGCTTCGATTTTTTTTGCTCAAATAGTGAAAATTCCGATTCAATTTATTGCATCTAGAAACTTTAACCCCAGTCTGGCATTCAGCACCGGAGGCATGCCGAGCAGTCATTCAGCTGCCGTAACGGCGCTCGCTACAGGCGTCGGAATCCAGCAGGGCTTTAATTCATCGATTTTTGCCGTTGCTTGTGTGTTTACCATCATTGTCATGTTCGATTCAACGGGAGTTCGGAGGCAAACTGGAGAACAGGCCATTATGCTGAACATTTTAACGAATGATTTTAACCGGTTTGTGAACGAAGCAAGAGATTGGGGTAATAAAGAACAATACCAGAAGAAAGAAGAGCTGAAAGAATTATTAGGTCATCAGCCTATTGAGGTTTTCTTCGGAGGATTAACAGGAATTTTATTAACCTTTCTGCTCTACGCCTGGATTTACTAA
- a CDS encoding 3D domain-containing protein, translating into MSKRLKKTLLITLFALALYNTVANVSNLSMGDFDEWISVKFQKDAPEYILEASAIQPVLLSRAAEESERKLVETLDLSQFQSHTVTATGYTAGPESTGKTPDHPGYGITFSGVNVKRDLYSTIAADLDVFPIGTVLFIPDYGYGVVADKGAAIQGNELDLYFPTVEEVYKQWGKKTLDVYIIEEGNGTLSEERLNVLNENESLQVFRSQILKR; encoded by the coding sequence ATGAGCAAGCGCCTGAAAAAAACGTTGCTAATTACATTGTTTGCCTTAGCTTTATACAATACAGTAGCTAATGTGTCCAATCTATCAATGGGAGATTTTGATGAGTGGATCTCTGTTAAGTTTCAAAAGGACGCTCCTGAATATATTTTGGAAGCTTCCGCCATTCAGCCTGTGCTTCTTTCAAGGGCCGCTGAAGAATCTGAACGAAAGCTTGTAGAAACGCTTGATCTATCTCAATTTCAATCTCACACTGTCACAGCTACTGGGTACACAGCAGGTCCGGAATCCACAGGAAAAACCCCGGATCACCCTGGTTATGGCATTACTTTTTCGGGGGTTAATGTAAAAAGAGATTTATATTCAACGATTGCTGCCGATCTGGATGTATTTCCTATAGGTACCGTACTCTTTATTCCTGATTATGGTTATGGGGTAGTGGCAGATAAAGGTGCTGCTATTCAAGGGAATGAACTTGATTTATACTTTCCAACCGTAGAAGAGGTTTACAAACAGTGGGGTAAAAAAACGTTAGATGTATATATAATAGAAGAGGGTAATGGAACTCTTTCAGAAGAGCGATTGAATGTACTGAATGAAAACGAGTCCTTACAAGTATTCCGATCTCAAATTTTAAAACGTTAA
- a CDS encoding YuiB family protein produces the protein MNIVQFFVSILLFFVLFFGISFLLNMLLRSSWVMSFVYPVIVLFIVDDFPWTEYFSQPTTSFPTVFAKLVNLQVVDILILASGLAGTIVAGLVIRWLRKNGYQMF, from the coding sequence TTGAACATCGTACAGTTTTTTGTTTCTATTTTATTGTTTTTTGTATTGTTTTTTGGGATATCTTTCCTTTTGAACATGCTTTTACGGTCCTCGTGGGTCATGTCATTTGTTTATCCAGTGATCGTTCTGTTTATCGTTGACGACTTTCCCTGGACGGAGTACTTTTCACAACCAACCACTTCTTTTCCGACTGTATTTGCAAAGTTAGTAAATTTACAAGTAGTTGATATATTGATTTTGGCGAGCGGTTTAGCTGGTACCATTGTCGCTGGTCTTGTTATCCGCTGGTTAAGGAAAAATGGCTATCAAATGTTTTAA